One window of the Sphaerochaeta associata genome contains the following:
- the rpsU gene encoding 30S ribosomal protein S21: protein MAFVKVDDNEPLEKSIKRFKRMVEKEGIIREWKKREYFEKPSTILNRKKKALARKQMKKVRKLHGSKGF, encoded by the coding sequence ATGGCATTCGTAAAAGTAGACGACAATGAACCTCTTGAAAAGTCGATCAAGCGTTTTAAGCGCATGGTTGAGAAAGAAGGTATCATCCGCGAATGGAAAAAGCGGGAGTACTTCGAAAAGCCCTCCACCATCCTCAACAGGAAGAAGAAAGCGCTTGCTCGCAAGCAGATGAAGAAGGTGCGAAAGCTCCATGGCTCAAAAGGCTTTTAA